A window of Chanodichthys erythropterus isolate Z2021 chromosome 16, ASM2448905v1, whole genome shotgun sequence genomic DNA:
agtttttgaaacatcgaaaatacattttcgtccaaaaataacaaaaactacgactttcagcattgtattctcttccgggtctgttgtcaatccgcgttgttcatgactccgcagtgacgctgctgacgtgttatctggtgcgcccgagcttcgtttacagtctgagggagacgcacgctgtattcaagctattctacattgtttatattttggtattgctatattttttaaaatggtgcgtaagtgtgcatgtcgcggatgtcctaatcaccaaaaacaaccatggtgacgtaaaagtgcattaccaacggcGACAGATGAAacgattcaatggaatcaattcagtggaatcaattcaatggaaaggattccggaagagaatacaatgctgaataaagtcgtagtttttgttatttttggaccaaaatgtattttcgatgttTCAATGATCTTAATCccctgctatatatatatatatatatatatatatatatcacacacacacgcatgtgttggcttgtattttttaaactctgTATCATTAaagttatttcatttaaaaagtgtAATGCTAATACAATTATACACAAAgaagctaatttaaaataagaaatgatttttaaagcatttttggCTTTGGTTTTTGGCCAAGAGCatccagaattttcattttggtgtaTCCATAATTATATTAAGTGCCATCATTATATTGTATTCTGTATCAATGAGTATTTGCTCATTGATGCCAAGTATAGATATTGCCTAATTTAGAAGTTCagacttttaaaatgtttgcattcattttgttttaatctaAAGGAACATTTCTATGATCCCAAGAGCAATCAAGGATACATATCCTGGCGACTAAAAACAGTTTCACGTCAAAGCAAACCTCACAGCACAAGGAATGCCAGGTCAAGTGCAACATCTGATGATGAGGGCAGTGGAGGACCAACAGCTCATAGAGCCAACTGGAACCACTTGGAAAAGCAGCTGGAGGGTGACCAGTGCAAGGAAGCTATATCTTTTATGAATCATTGTACTGAAAAGGACCAGATTTTTGAGAAGATGAAATTAATGTTCAAGCTAAGGCAGCAGCttattcatgatgccatcaagtCCAATACAGTGTTTTCGGTTTTTCCAAGATTTCTCGACACTAAAGGATTGGTAAGATACAGAAGATAGTATAATGTGAAGAGAAATTTATATCATGTGGGAAAGCATGGTGTCCTGGACTTGTATTgttgtgtcatgtttattaatattttttacaggTATTTCAAGACTTTGACATCAAATTTGGAACTGAAACGGCTTCCAGACTTCTAGAACAATGGGACAGTCTAAAGCCCAAGGTCATTGCAGAGGCGAAAACACTTACTTCCAACTTGCATCTCAACAGCCTGCTTGCAGCTGCTCAGGCCAATGGACAAAACCAGGAATATGAATGGCAAGGTAAAGAATTTTGTTACTTGTGAAGATATATAATTTGGTCTGTTACATATAATTTACTTTGTTTATCTGCATGCCCTCTTTGTTCATTGCAGGGTGGGACAGTGACATGTCCTCTCTTTTACTCTTGGCTTTCCTTTTGCCACCTTCAGCTGGTGGTAGAAACAAATCCACAAAGATCAGCATCAGGGAGGCAATGGACTATATTGTGCAGTTTCACAAGGTTTGTGCTGAAACACTAGTGAGATGTTAATCTTGGGTTACTTGTTTCTAATTGTTCTTCCCTTATTGTTTCAGTCTTGCCGCAGTCTAACTGAACATGTTGAGAAGACTGAAGGCCTTCAGCCACATCTCCTTGCAGTTGGCTCAGCGAAGAACACCATCCATGATTTCTACATTGTGCTTGATGGACAACTCCTACCATGTCAGGCAAAGTCTTCCCTTGCTGCTTTTGACAAGCTTTTTAAGGCATATTTTGTCTTTAGCGTATCATACCCCCAGTGCCTAAATGCGATGTTTACATTCATTCAGACAACGATCTACAAGATTGGCTTTGGGACAGTTCGTGAAACCCCTAGGGTTAAGGACTTAAGAGCCAAACTTCTGAATTAGCTTAACTGTCTAGGATTAAAATGTTCCGCTGTTTTGTTTGCAAAGTGGTACATTCAACTGTAAATGACCTCGTTCGTCATTTGAAACTTATCCATGCTTACTATCCTGGGAAAAAATTGAATTTGAAATGTGCACAAAATGATTGTAAATATAGCTTCATGACTTATGCCGGATTTCGAAAACACTTCAGTGTTCATAGAAATGACTTTCTAGACCAAACAGAGACTGAAAATCAAATTCATGGAGATAATGAACTGTCACATTTAAATGTCAGTTGAACCAATACTTGACTGCTTATTGCTTTTC
This region includes:
- the LOC137002510 gene encoding uncharacterized protein — translated: MNHCTEKDQIFEKMKLMFKLRQQLIHDAIKSNTVFSVFPRFLDTKGLVFQDFDIKFGTETASRLLEQWDSLKPKVIAEAKTLTSNLHLNSLLAAAQANGQNQEYEWQGWDSDMSSLLLLAFLLPPSAGGRNKSTKISIREAMDYIVQFHKSCRSLTEHVEKTEGLQPHLLAVGSAKNTIHDFYIVLDGQLLPCQAKSSLAAFDKLFKAYFVFSVSYPQCLNAMFTFIQTTIYKIGFGTVRETPRVKDLRAKLLN